One Methylophilus sp. TWE2 DNA segment encodes these proteins:
- a CDS encoding ATP-binding protein produces the protein MMKSLSLQFKLNLIITLLLLGLLLTWAISVIKNAREDVLAEVDSTTNLVMHLLDAQIAHYMTDFGWLSRSEEGKVSVFRLEELTNIRHLKVDFFDVNGRLRESNRSTRVEHAGEEPPIWFVRLLDISSVLNEPKRKNIILNGRLIGELVITPDPSFELREIWDDTSGLLSIVGLFGLSVLLFVYWTVRATFKPVKQIIHGLNQIEHGDYQTRLPGFEQVELSEISDKFNKMASTLEQSIRNNHRLTQQIIHLQEEERKKLARDLHDEIGQYLTAVHIDASAMVAAKKLTVARESAKAIAQITRQMMFTIQDLLARLRPRVLDELGLSLALAELIHHWHDRNRNILVVNNISNHLAQPEESVAVTVYRILQECLTNISKHAAAERVTIEVSDKAGGLYLLVEDDGRGFDPTVPSRGYGLAGMQERVEGLMGTMNISSAPGQGTRIEVHFQNTGKFQDTAP, from the coding sequence ATGATGAAATCTCTCAGCCTCCAATTCAAACTCAATCTGATAATTACCCTGTTACTGCTTGGGCTATTACTGACTTGGGCGATTTCCGTGATTAAAAATGCGCGGGAAGATGTGCTGGCAGAGGTGGATTCGACGACCAACCTGGTGATGCATTTGCTGGATGCGCAGATTGCGCATTACATGACAGATTTTGGTTGGCTCAGCCGTAGCGAAGAAGGAAAAGTCTCTGTTTTCAGGCTGGAAGAGTTGACCAATATTCGGCATCTGAAGGTGGATTTTTTTGATGTGAATGGTCGCTTAAGGGAGTCTAACCGCTCGACGCGTGTGGAGCATGCGGGGGAAGAACCACCGATCTGGTTTGTCAGGTTGCTTGATATTTCCAGCGTGCTCAATGAGCCCAAACGCAAAAATATCATCTTGAATGGGCGGTTGATTGGTGAGTTAGTCATTACGCCTGATCCGAGTTTCGAGTTGCGCGAGATCTGGGACGATACTTCAGGCTTGCTCTCTATCGTTGGCTTGTTTGGCCTCAGTGTACTGTTGTTTGTGTATTGGACGGTGCGGGCGACGTTTAAACCGGTCAAGCAGATTATCCATGGCTTAAACCAGATTGAGCATGGCGATTACCAGACTCGGCTGCCTGGTTTTGAGCAGGTTGAGTTAAGTGAAATCAGCGACAAGTTTAACAAGATGGCGAGCACGCTGGAGCAAAGCATACGCAATAACCACAGGCTCACTCAGCAGATTATCCACTTGCAGGAAGAAGAGCGCAAAAAGCTGGCGCGCGACCTGCATGATGAAATCGGCCAGTACCTGACGGCGGTTCATATCGACGCCAGTGCCATGGTGGCGGCCAAAAAGCTGACTGTGGCGCGGGAAAGTGCTAAGGCGATTGCGCAAATCACCCGGCAAATGATGTTCACCATACAGGATTTGCTGGCGCGCCTGCGCCCACGCGTGTTGGATGAATTGGGATTGAGCCTGGCCCTGGCCGAGTTGATTCACCATTGGCATGATAGAAATCGTAATATTCTGGTGGTGAATAATATTTCCAACCATCTGGCACAGCCAGAGGAATCGGTCGCAGTGACGGTTTATCGTATCTTGCAGGAGTGCCTGACCAATATCAGTAAGCACGCTGCGGCTGAGCGGGTGACCATAGAGGTGAGCGACAAGGCGGGTGGTTTGTACTTGCTGGTTGAAGATGATGGCCGTGGTTTTGATCCCACAGTGCCAAGCCGGGGTTATGGCTTGGCTGGCATGCAGGAGCGCGTGGAAGGATTGATGGGAACGATGAATATTAGTAGCGCCCCTGGTCAGGGGACACGCATAGAAGTGCACTTTCAAAATACAGGAAAATTTCAGGATACTGCGCCATGA